A genomic stretch from Bacillus sp. E(2018) includes:
- a CDS encoding sulfite exporter TauE/SafE family protein, protein MELGFIITIFLIGFIGSFISGMVGIGGSIIKYPMLLYIPAMLGFTAYSAHEVSGISAVQVFFATIGGVWAYRKGGYLNKTLIIYMGSSILVGSFIGGFGSEAMSEGQINIVYAVLATLAAIMMLIPKKGIDDIPLDQVKFNKWLAAVLAFIVGIAAGIVGAAGAFILVPIMLVVLKIPTRMTIATSLAITFISSIGATVGKITTGQVLLWPAVIMVVASLIASPLGAQFGKKVNTKILQFILAALIIATSLKIWLDIFG, encoded by the coding sequence ATGGAATTAGGGTTCATCATTACAATCTTTCTAATTGGCTTTATAGGTTCTTTTATATCTGGAATGGTAGGTATCGGTGGATCCATTATCAAGTATCCAATGCTTCTCTATATTCCAGCGATGCTCGGCTTCACAGCATATTCTGCTCATGAGGTTTCAGGAATCAGTGCTGTTCAAGTATTCTTTGCAACGATAGGTGGCGTTTGGGCGTACCGTAAAGGCGGTTATCTGAACAAGACCCTAATCATCTATATGGGTAGTAGCATCTTAGTGGGAAGTTTCATTGGGGGATTTGGCTCAGAAGCCATGTCAGAAGGGCAAATCAATATCGTTTATGCAGTGTTAGCTACGTTAGCCGCCATTATGATGTTGATTCCTAAAAAAGGGATTGATGACATCCCTTTAGATCAAGTGAAGTTCAATAAATGGCTTGCGGCAGTTTTAGCATTTATTGTAGGTATTGCTGCAGGTATCGTTGGAGCAGCAGGTGCATTTATCCTTGTACCTATCATGTTAGTCGTTCTAAAGATACCAACACGTATGACGATTGCTACATCACTTGCTATTACGTTCATTTCATCAATCGGCGCTACAGTAGGTAAGATTACGACAGGTCAAGTTTTACTATGGCCAGCGGTGATCATGGTAGTAGCTAGTTTGATCGCTTCACCACTTGGGGCGCAGTTTGGTAAAAAAGTGAATACAAAAATTCTTCAATTTATCTTAGCAGCACTGATTATCGCTACGTCGCTTAAGATCTGGCTAGATATATTTGGTTGA
- a CDS encoding ArsI/CadI family heavy metal resistance metalloenzyme translates to MIQRMHVAVNCSDLEKSLEFYKSFFGTEPTKVKGNYAKFELDQPALHFSLNARPFSKDGVLNHLGFQVNNTEDVLAMGERLRKSGLLLIDEMDTTCCYAVQDKVWVYDPDGNAWEIFYTKEDSEFESAGDAGDLSLCCAPPQQPQPITLGFTKK, encoded by the coding sequence ATGATTCAACGCATGCATGTTGCAGTCAATTGTTCAGACTTAGAAAAATCTCTAGAGTTCTATAAAAGCTTTTTCGGTACTGAACCGACAAAGGTAAAAGGGAATTACGCAAAATTTGAGCTTGATCAACCCGCTCTTCACTTTTCATTGAATGCACGTCCATTTTCAAAAGACGGAGTCCTAAATCATCTCGGTTTCCAGGTTAACAACACGGAAGACGTTCTAGCTATGGGAGAAAGACTTAGAAAATCAGGATTGCTGTTAATCGACGAGATGGATACAACTTGCTGTTACGCCGTTCAAGATAAAGTATGGGTATATGATCCCGACGGAAATGCTTGGGAGATCTTCTATACAAAGGAAGACTCTGAATTTGAATCCGCTGGTGATGCAGGAGATTTATCTTTATGCTGTGCACCCCCTCAACAACCTCAACCCATCACGCTAGGTTTCACTAAAAAATAA
- a CDS encoding sulfurtransferase TusA family protein — protein MSIKVDHVLDCKGLSCPLPIVRTKKAMDQLEAGQVIEVQATDKGSLADIQGWARNTGNQYLGTKEDGDVLKHYLRKSNPGEVKEAAKFEHTIQNEELEKVLSEDKDDMVLLDVREPAEFEFKRIPGAISIPLGELESKLDTLDKNKEIHVICRTGSRSDMAAQMLAENGFQRVKNVLPGMVEWNGPTE, from the coding sequence ATGAGTATTAAAGTGGATCACGTTTTAGACTGTAAAGGTTTATCATGCCCGCTGCCGATCGTTCGCACGAAGAAAGCGATGGATCAGCTGGAGGCAGGTCAAGTTATTGAAGTTCAGGCAACAGATAAAGGCTCATTGGCTGATATTCAAGGCTGGGCAAGAAACACAGGAAATCAATATTTAGGTACAAAAGAAGATGGAGATGTTCTGAAACACTATTTACGAAAATCAAATCCTGGTGAAGTAAAAGAAGCAGCGAAGTTTGAACATACGATTCAAAACGAAGAACTAGAAAAAGTCTTGAGCGAAGATAAAGACGATATGGTTCTTCTAGATGTTAGAGAACCGGCAGAGTTTGAATTCAAACGTATACCGGGGGCAATATCAATTCCATTGGGAGAGCTCGAAAGTAAATTAGATACACTTGATAAAAACAAAGAGATTCATGTTATTTGCCGTACAGGATCAAGAAGTGATATGGCAGCTCAAATGCTAGCTGAAAATGGGTTCCAACGTGTAAAAAATGTTTTACCTGGTATGGTGGAATGGAATGGACCGACTGAATAA
- a CDS encoding sulfurtransferase TusA family protein produces the protein MNVTQTLDTKGLSCPMPIVKTKKAMDTLSSGDILEVLATDKGAVNDLSAWSKSSGHELLEHKEEDGVFTFYIQKG, from the coding sequence ATGAACGTAACTCAAACTTTAGACACAAAAGGATTATCTTGCCCAATGCCAATCGTGAAAACAAAGAAAGCGATGGATACACTGTCAAGTGGAGATATCTTAGAAGTATTAGCAACGGATAAGGGTGCTGTTAATGACCTGTCTGCATGGTCTAAATCTTCTGGTCATGAACTATTAGAGCATAAAGAAGAGGACGGCGTATTTACGTTTTATATTCAAAAAGGTTAA
- a CDS encoding MBL fold metallo-hydrolase, whose protein sequence is MIKALSAKEVAKRVVEGSMFILDVRNEGDYYDWKIEGKEIKSINRPYFDLFDGVEDVLEHLPKEEVLVVCAKEGSSVMVAEMLDEAGVKDVYYLEGGMKSWSEYLMPVKLGDLKDGGSIYQFNRIGKGCLSYLVESNGEAVIIDSARTIEAYEDFAKENNLEIKHMIDTHLHADHISGGRKLAEKTGATYWLPPKDAEEVTFSFAALEEGKDITIGNTKIEIQPLYTPGHTIGSTSMIVDGQFLLSGDILFVDSIGRPDLAGKAEDWVSDLRDSLYNKYNNLSKELVVLPAHFGKISELDEKGAVSAPLGELFEKNDGLNIKNEDEFRRAVTENLPPQPNAYQEIRQTNMGRINPTTDEQREMEIGPNRCAITE, encoded by the coding sequence ATGATAAAAGCATTATCAGCAAAAGAAGTGGCAAAACGAGTTGTTGAAGGAAGTATGTTCATTCTAGATGTTCGTAATGAAGGCGATTATTACGACTGGAAAATTGAAGGGAAAGAAATCAAATCCATTAACCGCCCTTATTTTGATCTGTTCGACGGTGTTGAAGATGTGTTAGAGCATCTTCCGAAAGAAGAAGTTCTGGTTGTCTGTGCAAAGGAAGGCTCATCTGTAATGGTAGCTGAGATGCTAGATGAAGCAGGCGTAAAAGACGTTTATTATCTAGAAGGTGGTATGAAGTCTTGGAGTGAGTATTTGATGCCGGTTAAGCTTGGGGATTTGAAAGATGGAGGTTCGATCTATCAATTCAACCGTATTGGTAAGGGATGTCTTTCATACCTTGTAGAATCGAACGGAGAAGCGGTAATTATCGATTCTGCTCGTACGATTGAAGCCTATGAAGACTTTGCAAAAGAAAACAACCTTGAAATCAAGCACATGATCGATACACATCTTCATGCTGATCATATTTCAGGCGGACGCAAACTCGCTGAAAAGACAGGTGCAACGTATTGGTTGCCACCAAAAGATGCTGAAGAAGTAACTTTCTCGTTCGCAGCATTGGAAGAAGGGAAAGACATTACGATCGGCAACACGAAGATTGAGATTCAACCTTTATATACACCTGGTCATACGATTGGTAGTACTTCTATGATCGTTGACGGACAATTCTTGCTTTCAGGAGATATTCTATTTGTTGATTCAATCGGACGTCCAGATCTTGCCGGTAAAGCAGAAGACTGGGTTAGTGATTTACGCGATTCACTATATAACAAATACAACAACCTTTCTAAAGAGCTAGTCGTGTTACCTGCTCACTTTGGAAAGATCAGCGAACTAGATGAAAAAGGTGCGGTTTCAGCCCCACTTGGAGAACTTTTTGAAAAGAACGATGGATTAAATATCAAGAATGAAGATGAGTTTCGAAGAGCTGTAACGGAAAACTTACCGCCACAGCCAAATGCATATCAAGAAATTCGTCAAACGAACATGGGGAGAATCAACCCAACAACGGATGAACAGCGCGAGATGGAAATTGGACCAAATCGCTGTGCAATCACTGAATAA
- a CDS encoding YitT family protein, protein MFERTIAIFLGSVLLGIGINGFIVPFHLLDGGMIGISLLVKYVWGYKVGLTIIILSIPIYLIAWKLERRYFINSIHGLLVSSLIIDLLSPLRGMFSVSVMEGSVIGGLFIGTGIGWMLRHETSTGGTDLIALFLSRWFSINVGMIIFLIDAAVILAGLYVMGEGILFYSLVTILSVGFATMTMTLIRSINFYRSI, encoded by the coding sequence ATGTTTGAACGGACGATAGCGATTTTCTTAGGAAGTGTGTTGCTTGGCATAGGCATTAATGGCTTCATTGTTCCGTTTCATCTTCTCGACGGAGGAATGATCGGCATTAGTCTTCTCGTGAAATATGTGTGGGGTTATAAAGTCGGGCTTACAATCATTATTCTAAGCATTCCTATCTATCTCATAGCTTGGAAACTCGAGCGTCGATATTTCATAAACAGTATTCATGGCTTACTCGTATCGTCATTGATCATTGATTTGTTATCTCCTCTAAGAGGTATGTTTTCCGTTTCTGTTATGGAAGGCTCTGTGATTGGAGGATTGTTCATTGGAACAGGGATCGGTTGGATGCTGCGTCATGAAACGAGTACCGGTGGAACAGACTTGATTGCTCTTTTTCTTTCTAGATGGTTTTCCATTAATGTTGGGATGATTATTTTCTTGATCGATGCAGCAGTCATCCTCGCTGGCCTTTATGTCATGGGAGAAGGTATTCTCTTCTACTCGCTCGTAACCATTCTTTCCGTTGGATTCGCAACCATGACGATGACGTTGATCCGGTCGATTAATTTCTATAGAAGTATCTAA
- a CDS encoding DsrE/DsrF/DrsH-like family protein: MEQTQDKSTMVVFSGDLDKAMASFIIATGAAAMGKQVTMFFTFWGLNILRKEEYVNVKKTFMDKMFAKMMPQGPEKLGISKMNYGGLGAKMMKYTMKKKNIVTLKELIEMAQDLDVKMVACTMSMDVMGITKEELIDGLDYAGVASYLADADESKINLFI, from the coding sequence ATGGAACAAACACAAGATAAATCAACAATGGTCGTATTTAGTGGTGACCTTGATAAAGCGATGGCAAGTTTTATTATTGCTACAGGTGCAGCAGCAATGGGGAAACAAGTAACGATGTTTTTCACATTCTGGGGATTAAACATCTTAAGAAAAGAAGAATACGTAAATGTTAAGAAAACATTCATGGATAAGATGTTTGCAAAAATGATGCCTCAAGGACCTGAAAAATTAGGCATTTCTAAAATGAACTATGGTGGCTTAGGCGCGAAGATGATGAAATATACGATGAAGAAGAAAAACATCGTAACATTAAAAGAACTAATTGAAATGGCACAAGACTTAGATGTTAAGATGGTTGCTTGTACCATGTCGATGGATGTCATGGGTATTACGAAAGAGGAATTAATTGATGGACTGGATTATGCAGGAGTTGCTTCATACCTAGCTGATGCAGATGAATCTAAGATCAACTTGTTTATTTAA
- a CDS encoding DUF2642 domain-containing protein yields the protein MKNFRREAKCLLERQVVVDTTNHSYEGRLRTVEKDYITLCVMSDSHNYWDQIIIRIEEIVAISTI from the coding sequence TTGAAGAACTTCAGAAGAGAAGCAAAATGTCTTTTGGAGAGGCAGGTTGTGGTGGATACAACAAATCATTCTTACGAAGGCAGATTACGAACAGTAGAAAAAGATTATATTACGCTATGTGTGATGAGCGATAGCCATAACTATTGGGATCAGATCATTATTCGTATTGAAGAGATTGTTGCGATATCTACCATTTGA